A genomic window from Cricetulus griseus strain 17A/GY chromosome 4, alternate assembly CriGri-PICRH-1.0, whole genome shotgun sequence includes:
- the Cdc25a gene encoding M-phase inducer phosphatase 1, producing the protein MELGPEPPHRRRLLFACSPTPAPQPTGKVLFGASAAGGLSPVTNLTVTMDQLEGLGSEYEKPMEVRNNSSLQRMGSSESTDSGFCLDSPGPLDSKENLEISLRRINSLPKLLGCSPALKRSHSDSLDHDIFQLIDQDENKENEAFEFKKPIRPASRGCLNAHVHEESKDFFTHRQNSAPACMLSSNESDNNESGHFSPLFTSQSPVKATLSDEDDGFIDLLDGENLKNDEETPSCMASLWTAPLVMRRPTNLGNRCRLLDSSSPCSSSSSSSTRAMLKRTERSRDESPRGNTKRRKSMASPVKADNLEPTQELLHQSLSLTSSPKGTIETILDSDPRDLIGDFSKGYLFHTVSGKHQDLKYISPEIMASVLNGKFANLIKEFVIIDCRYPYEYEGGHIKGAVNLHMEEEVEEFLLKKPIVPTDGKRVIVVFHCEFSSERGPRMCRYVRERDRLGNEYPKLHYPELYVLKGGYKEFFLKCQSHCEPPSYRPMHHEDFKEDLKKFRTKSRTWAGEKSKREMYSRLKKL; encoded by the exons ATGGAACTGGGCCCGGAGCCCCCCCACCGTCGCCGCCTGCTCTTCGCTTGCAGCCCCACTCCTGCGCCGCAGCCCACGGGGAAAGTGCTGTTTGGCGCGTCGGCTGCTGGCGGACTGTCCCCTGTCACCAACCTGACGGTCACCATGGACCAGCTGGAAGGGCTAGGCAG TGAGTACGAAAAGCCAATGGAAGTGAGAAACAACAGCAGTCTACAGAGAATGGGCTCCTCTGAATCCACTGATTCAG GTTTCTGTCTAGATTCTCCTGGGCCCTTGGACAGTAAAGAAAA CCTTGAAATTTCCCTGAGGAGAATAAATTCCCTACCT AAGCTCTTGGGATGTAGCCCGGCGCTGAAGAGGAGCCATTCTGATTCTCTAGACCATGACATCTTTCAGCTCATCGACCaggatgaaaataaagaaaat GAAGCATTCGAATTTAAAAAGCCAATAAGACCTGCATCTCGTGGCTGCCTGAATGCCCATGTACATGAGGAGAGTAAAGATTTCTTCACACACAGGCAGAACTCAGCCCCAGCTTGTATG CTATCTTCAAATGAAAGTGATAACAATGAATCAGGACATTTCAGTCCTCTTTTTACATCCCAGTCCCCTGTGAAAGCCACTTTGTCTGATGAGGATGATGGCTTCATAGACCTTCTCGATGGAGAGAATCTGAAG AATGATGAGGAGACCCCTTCGTGCATGGCGAGCCTCTGGACAGCTCCCCTTGTCATGAGAAGACCTACAAACCTT GGCAATCGATGCAGGCTGCTTGACTCCTCTTCCCCGTGCAGCTCCAGCAGCAGCTCCAGCACTCGGGCAATGTTGAAGAGAACAGAGCGCTCTCGTGACGAGTCCCCTCGAGGAAATACAAAGCGGAGGAAGAGCATGGCCAGTCCTGTAAAGGCAGATAATCTAGAGCCAACCCAAGAG CTTCTACACCAGTCTTTATCCCTGACATCCTCACCCAAAGGAACCATTGAGACCATTTTGGACAGTGACCCAAGAGACCTTATAGGAGATTTCTCCAAG GGTTATCTCTTTCATACAGTCTCTGGGAAGCATCAggatttgaaatatatttctccAGAAATT ATGGCATCTGTTTTGAATGGCAAGTTTGCTAACCTCATTAAAGAGTTTGTTATCATTGACTGCCGATATCCATATGAATATGAAGGAGGTCACATCAAG GGTGCCGTGAACTTGCACATGGAAGAAGAGGTTGAGGAGTTCTTACTCAAAAAACCTATTGTACCTACTGATGGCAAGCGTGTCATTGTCGTATTCCACTGTGAGTTTTCTTCTGAAAGAGGCCCTCGCAT GTGCCGATatgtgagagaaagagataggCTTGGCAATGAATACCCCAAACTCCACTACCCCGAGCTGTATGTCCTAAAGGGGGGATACAAAGAGTTCTTCCTGAAATGCCAG TCTCACTGTGAGCCCCCCAGTTACCGACCAATGCACCATGAAGACTTTAAAGAAGACCTGAAGAAGTTTCGTACCAAGAGCCGGACCTGGGCAGGGgaaaagagcaaaagagagatGTATAGTCGCCTGAAGAAGCTTTGA